In Pseudanabaena yagii GIHE-NHR1, the following proteins share a genomic window:
- a CDS encoding low-complexity tail membrane protein — translation MASFKSEPFLWIHLSGIVAFPIFLVITWFGLSTSDRLPTLGLELLLMVVIGILPIFLMQWSRPFEIFSLLVLAMKPDKISYQQRQILSLFKMPKQRILSAATAVAMVGILYGLYQLPPLTMIELPILSQLLDQFHILGLFIACAAFVGANLFLQVPISVVGVLLSNEQEFVKITPYPTEKITQDFTLAGFQVDHIIAIDPVSPQK, via the coding sequence ATGGCTTCTTTTAAATCAGAACCTTTTTTATGGATTCATCTATCGGGAATTGTAGCTTTCCCGATCTTTTTAGTAATTACTTGGTTTGGATTATCAACTAGCGATCGCCTGCCCACTTTGGGATTAGAACTATTACTAATGGTTGTAATTGGTATCCTCCCTATTTTTCTGATGCAATGGTCTCGACCATTTGAGATTTTTAGTCTGTTAGTTCTGGCAATGAAACCAGACAAAATCTCCTATCAGCAGCGCCAAATCTTGAGTCTATTTAAAATGCCGAAACAACGTATCCTTAGCGCAGCAACGGCTGTGGCAATGGTGGGCATATTGTATGGGCTGTATCAATTGCCACCCTTAACGATGATTGAGTTACCGATACTCAGTCAATTGCTGGATCAATTCCACATTCTGGGACTCTTCATTGCTTGTGCTGCCTTTGTCGGTGCAAATCTATTTTTGCAAGTGCCGATCAGCGTTGTAGGGGTATTGCTTAGTAACGAACAGGAGTTTGTAAAGATCACCCCCTATCCCACTGAAAAAATTACGCAGGACTTTACCTTGGCAGGTTTTCAGGTTGACCACATTATTGCAATCGATCCAGTTTCCCCACAAAAGTAG
- a CDS encoding serine hydrolase encodes MKRYSLSIAFLITCISGFALARNLPARAESVNSSQLIASEVVTPQKAIAQLLNSPKPKAEWFTPELLTKLPLAQIEQILADLQIIVGNCRDVQGQGVSYLAICDRGNVPIKIRLNPDGKIAAFFLGKHQQTFEQAVASFKALEGEVSLLVMEGKNQRAGIRADQPMAVGSAFKLAVLNALKNQIAEGKLTWGKVISLQTKHQSLPTGLLQNWSAGSLLTVQTLAGLMISLSDNTATDTLIDLVGRQEVERFSLRNRPLLKTREMFTLRGSKNAELLKKYRFANTSDRLQILQEISRQDLPDVMEFVTNPKVSLDIEWIFTTRELCALIEDVADLPLMSFNSGIADPTGWAKVAFKGGSDAGVLNFTTFLQSKTGKSYCVSATWNNTKPVSEVQFATLYKGLIDTIPK; translated from the coding sequence ATGAAACGATATTCGCTCTCGATCGCTTTTTTAATTACCTGTATTAGTGGATTTGCTTTAGCTAGGAACTTACCTGCTCGTGCCGAATCGGTAAACTCATCACAATTGATCGCTTCAGAGGTTGTTACGCCGCAGAAAGCGATCGCGCAATTACTCAACTCTCCCAAACCAAAGGCGGAATGGTTCACTCCTGAATTATTAACTAAGCTACCACTTGCCCAAATTGAGCAAATCCTTGCCGATTTGCAAATAATCGTTGGCAATTGTCGTGATGTGCAAGGTCAAGGTGTCAGTTATTTGGCGATTTGCGATCGCGGTAATGTGCCGATCAAAATTCGGCTCAATCCAGACGGAAAAATTGCCGCATTTTTCTTGGGTAAGCATCAACAGACTTTTGAACAAGCAGTTGCTAGCTTTAAAGCCTTAGAAGGTGAAGTTAGTCTATTGGTGATGGAAGGCAAAAATCAACGGGCAGGTATTCGCGCCGATCAGCCAATGGCAGTGGGTTCAGCCTTTAAACTTGCGGTACTCAATGCATTAAAAAATCAAATTGCAGAAGGGAAACTAACTTGGGGTAAAGTTATCTCACTTCAAACAAAGCACCAAAGCCTACCCACAGGACTGCTACAAAATTGGTCAGCAGGTTCTCTGTTAACGGTGCAAACCTTAGCGGGTTTGATGATTTCCCTCAGTGACAATACGGCTACGGATACGCTAATCGATCTTGTTGGTAGACAGGAAGTAGAGAGATTTTCCCTTCGCAATCGTCCTCTACTGAAAACCCGTGAAATGTTTACCTTACGGGGTTCTAAGAATGCGGAACTATTAAAGAAATATCGATTTGCTAATACTAGCGATCGCCTACAGATCCTCCAAGAAATTTCGCGTCAAGACCTACCCGATGTGATGGAATTTGTGACCAATCCCAAGGTTTCTCTTGATATCGAATGGATTTTTACAACAAGAGAATTATGTGCTCTGATTGAAGATGTTGCTGATTTGCCCTTGATGTCTTTTAACTCAGGTATAGCTGATCCAACGGGATGGGCAAAGGTTGCCTTTAAAGGTGGTTCGGATGCAGGTGTGTTAAACTTTACAACTTTCCTACAATCAAAAACTGGTAAATCCTATTGTGTTTCCGCCACATGGAATAATACCAAGCCTGTAAGTGAAGTTCAATTTGCAACTCTCTATAAAGGTTTAATTGATACTATTCCCAAATAG
- a CDS encoding glutathione S-transferase family protein, with product MNIAPLSWTELESLTDFQIDYVNGLTNAQSKLRLFGHSENDVRVTLYRDNHAWCPYCQKIWLWLEEKQIPYRIEKVTMFCYGEKESWYKRKVPSGMLPAIELDGRLITESDDILIALEQAFGPLGLGMLDAQVIPIRRLERLLFRAWCEWLCRPIMSARQEQRNREQFIEVMQKVEEVLGSTPSPYFLDDFGTADVIFTPYVERMNASLYYYKGYSMREENPRMAAWFDAMESRATYRGTQSDFHTHAHDLPPQMGGCWENGEPQMLINKARVDHGSWFGLPDVTYPEPENSREEALYRVIKHRHNIIRVNPADDRLFDEALRCALTNMIKGTDCIPPSGSDGALRYLRDRISVPRDMSIYAAKRLREALEKTAALVGDRQGDPIPFKHRRDQDPANFRN from the coding sequence ATGAATATTGCTCCTTTAAGTTGGACAGAACTAGAATCTCTGACGGATTTTCAAATAGACTATGTCAATGGACTTACTAATGCACAATCGAAGTTGCGCCTATTTGGGCATTCGGAAAATGATGTGCGTGTTACTCTATACCGCGATAACCATGCATGGTGTCCCTACTGTCAAAAAATTTGGCTGTGGCTAGAAGAAAAGCAGATTCCCTATCGCATCGAAAAAGTCACCATGTTTTGCTATGGCGAAAAGGAAAGTTGGTACAAAAGGAAAGTACCATCGGGGATGTTGCCTGCGATCGAGCTTGATGGACGCTTAATTACTGAAAGTGATGATATTTTGATCGCATTAGAACAGGCTTTTGGTCCTCTTGGACTCGGTATGCTCGATGCTCAGGTGATTCCTATTAGAAGATTAGAGAGGCTTTTGTTTAGAGCATGGTGCGAATGGCTCTGTCGTCCGATTATGTCTGCCCGCCAAGAACAGCGCAATCGTGAGCAGTTTATCGAAGTGATGCAAAAAGTGGAAGAGGTTTTAGGTAGTACTCCTAGCCCTTACTTTTTGGATGATTTTGGAACTGCCGATGTGATTTTTACTCCTTATGTTGAGCGCATGAACGCTAGTTTGTATTATTACAAAGGCTATTCAATGCGGGAAGAGAATCCACGAATGGCTGCATGGTTTGATGCGATGGAAAGTCGAGCCACCTATCGCGGCACTCAGAGCGATTTCCATACCCATGCCCATGATCTACCACCACAAATGGGAGGTTGTTGGGAAAATGGTGAACCACAAATGCTGATCAATAAGGCTAGAGTCGATCATGGCTCTTGGTTTGGCTTACCCGATGTTACTTATCCTGAACCTGAGAACTCGCGAGAAGAAGCGCTCTATCGTGTAATTAAGCATCGTCATAATATTATTCGGGTTAATCCTGCGGACGATCGCTTATTTGATGAGGCTCTACGTTGTGCTTTGACCAATATGATCAAGGGTACAGATTGTATTCCACCATCGGGTTCTGATGGCGCATTGAGGTATTTACGCGATCGCATTAGTGTGCCACGCGATATGTCCATTTACGCCGCAAAACGGTTGCGCGAAGCTTTAGAAAAGACGGCGGCACTAGTAGGCGATCGGCAAGGTGATCCCATTCCTTTTAAGCACCGCCGCGATCAAGACCCTGCCAACTTCAGAAATTAG